One window of Deltaproteobacteria bacterium genomic DNA carries:
- the gcvT gene encoding glycine cleavage system aminomethyltransferase GcvT yields the protein MTKKIPLYNEHVQLGAKMVPFAGFDMPVQYKGVVEEHNTVRHTAGLFDVSHMGEFSFTGAEALPFLNYLTANNVAKLVDGQAQYSLLCNKTGGLVDDILVYRKSADDFIMVVNASNIEKDWNWIIQNQKSKIKDQNDRLKIKNISEETCLLALQGPKAVEIIQKLTDAPITGLKTFRFVTATLAGQKDCILARTGYTGEDGVEIFCKNEQAVPLWKAILKTGAPYGAQPI from the coding sequence ATGACGAAAAAAATACCACTTTATAATGAACATGTTCAACTCGGCGCAAAAATGGTTCCGTTCGCAGGATTTGATATGCCCGTGCAATACAAAGGCGTTGTGGAGGAACACAACACGGTTCGCCATACTGCAGGACTTTTTGATGTGAGTCACATGGGTGAATTTTCTTTTACCGGTGCAGAGGCGCTTCCCTTTTTAAATTATCTCACCGCAAACAACGTTGCCAAACTCGTTGATGGCCAAGCACAATATTCCCTTCTCTGCAATAAAACCGGCGGACTTGTGGATGACATCCTTGTTTACCGGAAGTCGGCGGATGATTTTATTATGGTGGTTAATGCTTCCAACATTGAAAAGGACTGGAATTGGATTATTCAAAATCAAAAATCAAAAATCAAAGATCAAAATGACAGATTAAAAATCAAAAATATAAGTGAAGAGACTTGCTTATTGGCTTTACAAGGACCTAAAGCTGTCGAGATTATCCAAAAACTGACCGACGCCCCAATAACCGGTTTGAAAACTTTTCGGTTTGTCACCGCCACACTTGCTGGCCAAAAAGATTGCATCCTCGCAAGAACGGGTTACACCGGTGAAGACGGAGTGGAAATTTTTTGCAAAAACGAACAGGCCGTTCCGCTCTGGAAAGCCATTTTAAAAACCGGCGCACCCTACGGCGCACAACCAATC